A DNA window from Eurosta solidaginis isolate ZX-2024a unplaced genomic scaffold, ASM4086904v1 ctg00000118.1, whole genome shotgun sequence contains the following coding sequences:
- the LOC137235634 gene encoding uncharacterized protein — translation MDVIIDHILQFLQFDLAKMFGKDRDCCLCCITVSTPSLTESEDRRISNVYSPRPQILNGDEMMQYSNDLDDCDENQLAEFCEELERAEAEEEAETTERESERCSQSNQLQEKLNECQQRSHRQTFLDSLKNECAEQVCEDKRAGGDVCTCDAVCKRVVSKIAEKCSSSTLLELKCIEERANKLWETLNMHIRNNPCGKFPNWWELKTWQKLPFYWAALSNEILCEDPFENFKRFYQGDKKSTKRGAKRQLERTLILWHRLTPKQRLPFIMEAFISKVGAGKVNISDEHEIQRIICELHNK, via the coding sequence ATGGATGTCATTATCGATCACATTCTGCAATTTTTACAATTCGATTTGGCCAAAATGTTTGGAAAAGACCGCGACTGTTGTCTCTGTTGCATAACTGTTTCCACGCCCAGTCTGACAGAATCGGAAGATAGACGTATTTCAAATGTCTACTCGCCACGCCCACAAATTTTAAACGGTGACGAAATGATGCAATATTCTAATGATCTAGATGATTGTGATGAGAATCAATTGGCCGAATTTTGCGAAGAATTGGAACGGGCTGAAGCAGAGGAAGAAGCAGAGACAACAGAGAGAGAGAGCGAACGTTGTAGCCAATCAAATCAACTGCAAGAGAAACTCAACGAATGTCAACAAAGGTCACACCGTCAAACTTTTCTCGATAGTCTCAAAAATGAGTGTGCAGAGCAAGTTTGTGAAGATAAACGAGCAGGTGGTGATGTTTGCACTTGTGATGCTGTATGCAAGCGTGTTGTATCGAAAATTGCCGAAAAATGTTCATCTTCAACACTACTCGAACTGAAATGCATTGAAGAGCGCGCAAATAAATTGTGGGAGACATTAAATATGCATATACGTAATAATCCTTGTGGAAAATTTCCAAATTGGTGGGAGTTAAAGACATGGCAAAAATTACCCTTCTATTGGGCTGCACTCTCAAATGAGATTCTCTGCGAAGATCCATTCGAGAATTTCAAACGTTTTTATCAGGGCGATAAGAAGTCAACTAAACGCGGTGCAAAACGTCAACTGGAGCGGACGCTCATACTCTGGCACCGTTTGACACCCAAACAGCGATTACCTTTTATTATGGAGGCTTTTATTAGTAAAGTGGGTGCAGGTAAAGTCAATATTAGTGATGAACATGAGATTCAGCGCATTATCTGTGAGTTGCACAACAAGTGA